One Capricornis sumatraensis isolate serow.1 chromosome 8, serow.2, whole genome shotgun sequence genomic region harbors:
- the RASGRP2 gene encoding RAS guanyl-releasing protein 2 isoform X2, protein MAGTLDLDKGCTVEELLRGCIEAFDDSGKVRDPQLVRMFLMMHPWYIPSSQLAAKLLHIYQQSRKDNSSSLQVKTCHLVRYWISAFPAEFDLNPELAEQIKELKALLDQEGNRRHSSLIDIENVPTYKWKRQVTQRNPVEQKKRKMSLLFDHLEPLELAAHLTYLEYRSFCKILFQDYHSFVTHGCTVDNPVLERFISLFNSVSQWVQLMVLSKPTAPQRAVVITHFVHVAEELLQLQNFNTLMAVVGGLSHSSISRLKETHSHVSPETIKLWEGLTELVTATGNYGNYRRRLAACVGFRFPILGVHLKDLVALQLALPDWLDPARTRLNGAKMKQLFSILEELAMVTSLRPPVQANPDLLSLLTVSLDQYQTEDELYQLSLQREPRSKSSPTSPTTCTPPPRPPVLEEWTSAAKPKLDQAIMVEHIEKMVESVFRNFDVDGDGHISQEEFQIIRGNFPYLSAFGDLDQNQDGCISKEEMVSYFLRSSSMLGGRMGFVHNFHESNSLRPVACRHCKALILGIYKQGLKCRACGVNCHKQCKDRLSVECRRRAQSMSLEGSAPSPSPTHTHHRAFSFSLPRPGRRGSRPPEIREEEVQTVEDGVFDIHL, encoded by the exons ATGGCGGGCACCCTGGACCTGGACAAGGGCTGCACGGTGGAGGAGCTGCTCCGTGGTTGCATCGAAGCCTTTG ATGACTCCGGGAAGGTGCGGGACCCGCAGCTGGTGCGCATGTTCCTTATGATGCACCCCTGGTACATCCCTTCCTCTCAGCTGGCGGCCAAACTGCTCCACAT CTACCAACAATCCCGGAAGGACAACTCCAGCTCGCTGCAGGTGAAAACATGCCACTTGGTCAG GTACTGGATCTCAGCATTCCCAGCGGAGTTTGACTTGAATCCTGAGCTTGCTGAGCAGATCAAGGAGCTGAAGGCTCTGCTAGACCAAGAAGGGAATCGCCGGCACAGCAGCCTCATCGACATCGAGAACGT ccccacctaCAAGTGGAAGCGGCAGGTGACCCAGCGGAACCCCGTGGAACAGAAGAAGCGCAAGATGTCCCTGCTGTTTGACCACCTGGAGCCCTTGGAGCTGGCGGCACATCTCACCTACTTGGAATATCGCTCCTTCTGCAAGATCCTG TTCCAGGACTATCACAGTTTCGTGACTCACGGCTGCACGGTGGACAACCCCGTCCTGGAGCGATTCATCTCCCTCTTCAACAGCGTCTCGCAGTGGGTGCAGCTGATGGTTCTCAGCAAACCCACAGCCCCTCAGCGGGCGGTGGTCATCACACACTTCGTCCACGTGGCAGAG GAACTCCTGCAGCTGCAGAATTTCAACACGCTGATGGCAGTGGTCGGGGGCCTGAGCCACAGCTCCATCTCCCGCCTCAAGGAGACCCACAGCCATGTGAGCCCGGAGACCATCAAG ctctgggaaggtCTGACGGAACTAGTGACGGCCACTGGCAACTATGGCAACTACCGGCGCCGGCTGGCAGCCTGCGTGGGTTTCCGCTTCCCCATCCTGGGTGTTCACCTCAAGGACCTGGTGGCCCTGCAGCTGGCGCTGCCGGATTGGCTGGACCCCGCCCGGACCCGACTCAACGGGGCCAAGATGAAGCAGCTCTTCAGCATCCTGGAGGAGCTGGCCATGGTGACCAGCCTCCGGCCCCCGGTGCAGGCCAACCCTGACCTGCTGAGCCTGCTGACG gtgtCTTTGGATCAATATCAGACAGAGGATGAGCTCTATCAGCTGTCCCTGCAGCGGGAACCGCGCTCCAAGTCCTCG CCAACCAGCCCAACCACCTGCACGCCGCCTCCCCGGCCCCCGGTGCTCGAGGAGTGGACCTCGGCTGCCAAACCCAAGCTGGATCAGGCTATCATGGTGGAGCACATTGAGAAGATGGTGGAG TCTGTGTTCCGGAACTTTGACGTCGATGGGGATGGCCACATCTCACAGGAGGAGTTCCAGATCATCCGTGGGAATTTTCCTTATCTCAGCGCCTTTGGGGACCTCGACCAGAACCA GGACGGCTGCATCAGCAAGGAGGAGATGGTCTCCTACTTCCTGCGCTCCAGCTCTATGCTGGGCGGCCGCATGGGCTTCGTACACAACTTCCACGAGAGCAACTCCTTGCGCCCGGTCGCCTGCCGCCACTGCAAGGCCCTG ATCCTGGGCATCTACAAGCAGGGTCTCAAATGCCGAG CCTGTGGTGTGAACTGCCACAAGCAGTGCAAGGATCGTCTGTCAGTTGAGTGCCGGCGCCGGGCCCAAAGTATGAGTCTGGAGGGGTCtgcaccctctccctcacccacacacacccaccatcGCGCCTTCAGCTTCTCCCTGCCCCGCCCTGGCAGACGAGGCTCCCGGCCTCCAG AGATCCGAGAGGAGGAGGTTCAGACGGTGGAGGACGGCGTGTTTGACATCCACTTGTAA
- the RASGRP2 gene encoding RAS guanyl-releasing protein 2 isoform X1, giving the protein MSLLFDHLEPLELAAHLTYLEYRSFCKILFQDYHSFVTHGCTVDNPVLERFISLFNSVSQWVQLMVLSKPTAPQRAVVITHFVHVAEELLQLQNFNTLMAVVGGLSHSSISRLKETHSHVSPETIKLWEGLTELVTATGNYGNYRRRLAACVGFRFPILGVHLKDLVALQLALPDWLDPARTRLNGAKMKQLFSILEELAMVTSLRPPVQANPDLLSLLTVSLDQYQTEDELYQLSLQREPRSKSSPTSPTTCTPPPRPPVLEEWTSAAKPKLDQAIMVEHIEKMVESVFRNFDVDGDGHISQEEFQIIRGNFPYLSAFGDLDQNQDGCISKEEMVSYFLRSSSMLGGRMGFVHNFHESNSLRPVACRHCKALILGIYKQGLKCRACGVNCHKQCKDRLSVECRRRAQSMSLEGSAPSPSPTHTHHRAFSFSLPRPGRRGSRPPEIREEEVQTVEDGVFDIHL; this is encoded by the exons ATGTCCCTGCTGTTTGACCACCTGGAGCCCTTGGAGCTGGCGGCACATCTCACCTACTTGGAATATCGCTCCTTCTGCAAGATCCTG TTCCAGGACTATCACAGTTTCGTGACTCACGGCTGCACGGTGGACAACCCCGTCCTGGAGCGATTCATCTCCCTCTTCAACAGCGTCTCGCAGTGGGTGCAGCTGATGGTTCTCAGCAAACCCACAGCCCCTCAGCGGGCGGTGGTCATCACACACTTCGTCCACGTGGCAGAG GAACTCCTGCAGCTGCAGAATTTCAACACGCTGATGGCAGTGGTCGGGGGCCTGAGCCACAGCTCCATCTCCCGCCTCAAGGAGACCCACAGCCATGTGAGCCCGGAGACCATCAAG ctctgggaaggtCTGACGGAACTAGTGACGGCCACTGGCAACTATGGCAACTACCGGCGCCGGCTGGCAGCCTGCGTGGGTTTCCGCTTCCCCATCCTGGGTGTTCACCTCAAGGACCTGGTGGCCCTGCAGCTGGCGCTGCCGGATTGGCTGGACCCCGCCCGGACCCGACTCAACGGGGCCAAGATGAAGCAGCTCTTCAGCATCCTGGAGGAGCTGGCCATGGTGACCAGCCTCCGGCCCCCGGTGCAGGCCAACCCTGACCTGCTGAGCCTGCTGACG gtgtCTTTGGATCAATATCAGACAGAGGATGAGCTCTATCAGCTGTCCCTGCAGCGGGAACCGCGCTCCAAGTCCTCG CCAACCAGCCCAACCACCTGCACGCCGCCTCCCCGGCCCCCGGTGCTCGAGGAGTGGACCTCGGCTGCCAAACCCAAGCTGGATCAGGCTATCATGGTGGAGCACATTGAGAAGATGGTGGAG TCTGTGTTCCGGAACTTTGACGTCGATGGGGATGGCCACATCTCACAGGAGGAGTTCCAGATCATCCGTGGGAATTTTCCTTATCTCAGCGCCTTTGGGGACCTCGACCAGAACCA GGACGGCTGCATCAGCAAGGAGGAGATGGTCTCCTACTTCCTGCGCTCCAGCTCTATGCTGGGCGGCCGCATGGGCTTCGTACACAACTTCCACGAGAGCAACTCCTTGCGCCCGGTCGCCTGCCGCCACTGCAAGGCCCTG ATCCTGGGCATCTACAAGCAGGGTCTCAAATGCCGAG CCTGTGGTGTGAACTGCCACAAGCAGTGCAAGGATCGTCTGTCAGTTGAGTGCCGGCGCCGGGCCCAAAGTATGAGTCTGGAGGGGTCtgcaccctctccctcacccacacacacccaccatcGCGCCTTCAGCTTCTCCCTGCCCCGCCCTGGCAGACGAGGCTCCCGGCCTCCAG AGATCCGAGAGGAGGAGGTTCAGACGGTGGAGGACGGCGTGTTTGACATCCACTTGTAA